TTCACCACGACCTCATCGTTCGGACCATGGGCCTTGCGGACCGCGGACACCATCGCCTGTTCGAGGTCTGCAAACACGACCTCCTTCTCGATGTTCTTGTCCCGAGCGATGCTGTCGACAATCCGAACAAGCTCAACATTCATCTCGCATCACCTCTGCTGAAAGGGCTTCCATTCGCCCTGTCTGGCTTTCTCTTGCCTCGCCGGAAGCTTGCGCTGCCGTTCTCCCCGCACTCGCTCGCCTCGAACCGGCCAGGACAAACAAAAAAGTGGGACGTTCGCCGGACCCACTTCTTGAGCCGCCATCCCACTCGGGACAAGACGGCATACACAAAACGAAGGTACAGGACGATCGCTTAGTGCATCGCCGTCCTCCTTGCGATGCAGCGGCGACCGGCTGCGGGGTCCTGCCCACGGCTATCAAACCGCTCGGGCCGCACTGACCTGTTCTCCGGCACCGTTCAGACCCACATTGACACCTTCTTCGCCCGGCTCAAACACATGTATCTGATCAAGATTCAGGTACATGGGCATCTGCATGCCGTCCTTCAATGACCGGTCCGCTTCGATCCGGCAAACCACATGAGCGTGCGACCCGGTCTGGACGTACAAATCCATCTTGTCGCCCAACGGCTCGATGACACTAATCGTCACGTCGATCCTGTTGCCCTGACCTGCGAACTTGCCCTCATTTGAGCAGGACAGACTCTCCGGGCGAACCCCCAGGACCATCGCTTCACCAACCCGTCCGCTGAGCGGCTTCTCCAGACGTTCTGGCATCCGAATCCGGCTCGAACCCTCGTCAAACCATAAGGATCCGTTCTCGGCCACGATCCGTCCCGAAAAGAAATTCATCGGCGGCGTGCCCAGAAATCCCGCAACAAACCGGTTGACCGGCAGATCATAAACCTCCAGCGGGGCTGCACACTGGTGCACCACGCCATCCCTCATGACCACCACCCGATCACCCAACGTCATGGCCTCTTCCTGGTCATGGGTGACGTAAATCGTCGTCGTCGACAACCGCCGATGCAGTTTCTTCAGCTCAGCCCGCATTTCAACCCTAAGCTTCGCATCCAGATTGCTCAGCGGCTCGTCAAACAAGAACGCTTTGGGGGTTCTGACGATCGCCCGTCCGACAGCGACCCGCTGCCTTTGGCCGCCTGACAGCGCTTTCGGCTTGCGGTCCAGGAGATCCTCTATACCAAGTAGCCTCGCGGCAGCACGTACCCGCTGGTCGATTTCCGCCTTCGGGACCCGCCGCAGCTTGAGCCCAAAGGCCATGTTCTTGTACACCGTCATGTGCGGGTACAGGGCATAGTTCTGGAAGACCATGGCGATGTCACGATCCTTGGGCGGAACGTCGTTCACCACCCGCTGGCCGATGCGAATGGTCCCGGAGGTGACTTCCTCTAACCCGGCCACCATCCGCAACGTCGTGCTCTTGCCACACCCCGAAGGCCCAACAAGAACCACGAACTCCTTGTCGTGAATCCTCAGTGACACATTGTCCACCGCCTTCACCGGGCCGGGATAGACCTTTGTCACGTTTTCAAGGACCACTTCCGCCATAAAAGCTACACTCCAAAGCGACGTGCATAATGAGCCGCCTCGGTCCCTGTCATGGTTCCGATTATAGTTGGTGCCTCGCCGCTGTCAACGACGCTACACATCGCAGCCAAGCGGTCAAGCCGGACTCCCGACCTCTGAAGCCCAGGTGCGGCGAGCAGCCTCAGCATTCTGTCCATACATGAGTTACGAGCGATCGATAGCCGTCGCCGCCGCGAGGTAGGCGGGCAACGAGGCTGGCGTCCGCTCACGGACCCATCAGAGCGTCGATGCGGCGGATCATTTCAGCCCTGACGCCGTCAGGTTCCTCCTTGCCGGTCAGGCGCCTCAGCCACGTCGCACTCTCCTCGACTTGCGGAACCTCGCGTCGAGCCTGACGATACTGCCAAATGGCCCACTCCAACGTGGCAGCATATCGAAGATCATCAACCGCCTCTCGCCAGCCCGCAAACCGAATGGTGTCAACCGGTTTGCCCACAGCCGGATACGCGAAGTTGTGATCCCGGTAATGAGGATGGTCAAAATCATCCCAGGCCGCTTTGTCGTCCATGGTCCGGTACTCGTAGTCAATTGCCCCATCGTAGCCGGCCACTCGCAAGGCTAAACCGTAGGTGCGGCGGTAAACCTCCGGCCGCTCGACCCCGGCATGAGGGTTGCCGTAGCTCAGGATCTTGTACCCCCTCGCGTGAACCTGCCTTGCAAGCGAAGGCAAGAGCGTGCCGCTCACCACCGGATAGTCGAGGATGTCACCCATGTCCGGAAAGTAGCTTGCCGAACAGGCAACCCACATCTTGCCACCACCGGCACGGGCTGCCTCCCAGGCTGGACACTGAGAGCGCAAGGCCTCTCCGGTCGCCTCGTCGCGCCCCTGGAAGCAATAGGCCGGGTGACCGTTCCTCAACGCCCAAGCGGTGGCTTCACGGGCATGCCGGGTGACGGCCGCCAACCTCCTTGCCAATCTGATCGAAAGCGCGATTGACGACCTCCATGTCGGGGTCGGCCGACGGCGATACTTCATCAGTAAGCCGGCCGAACACGAGATATCCGAACCGCACGGGATTGCCGTGATTGCCATCCGTCGGGCACCAGAGCGAGTTCTCCCGCTGTTCTCCCTCGGCTTTCGGCTCACGCCCGCGCGTCAGATTCATGCCCCACCGCTCACCGGGAGCCGGCGCAGCTCCGAAAGTCCTGAAGGGAATCCGCACCTCGAGCGTCCATGCGTCGTTCGTTCGACCCGCTGCCGCCTCGGCCGGCAGGTCGGCCGAGAAGTCACCGCAATAGCTGCACGCGATCAAACCCTGGCGTTGATAATGCACTGGTAGTATCGCTGCCGAGTAGCCTGAGGATCGAGGAAGATTTCGATACAGTCATCATTCCACACTCTGTGCGGTGCGTCCGCCTCGTCGCGGCACTTGAGGCGGGATATGTCCGGCTCGCACGCCGGCACCGAAACGTATATCGCCTCGGCAGCGCGCACGAGCCGAAACTCGGTCGCGAACTTTGCCGGCTGCCGCTTGTTGGACACAAGGCCGGTAATGAGTGGAGCGGCCTTGCAGGCTTTATCCTCCAAGCGCCCGTCAATCGCGGGTGGCTCAATCACTCGCTTGGCAAGGTATGTTTGGGGATTCTCCGCCGCCGTGATCGCGCGTAGCAACCCCAACGTCACACAAGCGGATACGAGGCAGTTTCTCATGTAAGCATCCTCCCCGTTCGGCCGCAACCGAAGTCCTACCTTTCGGCCGCACGCCGGACAACGGCTGGGTCAGGTTCACGAGTGGTGCCGACGCCCCCTCGGCGCGTCTTCGCGCATCAGGAAGGGTAGGACAACCACTCGTCTGCGGCTATCATCTGCGCCATGACCTCACGGGACCGAATTCGAGCAGCCATGCAACACGAGCCGGTGGACCGGGTGCCCGTTATGTGCCAACTGGCACTGGGACACTATTTCCTGCACAGCGGCCGCAAGCCTTCGGAGATCTGGTTCGACACACCGACGTTTATCGAAACCCTGGCGGATTTCCAGCGGCGATACGGTTTTGACGGCTTTCTTATCAACCTCCCGGGACGCCCGGCAAACTGGCGGGACTACCTGCAGACCGCCGAACCGCATGACAACGGCGAGTATCTTGTTTGGCGCTTCGGCATGGAGACTTTCGTTCCAGCCGATGACAACCCGCACACCTTCCTGGTCGGCCACCGCGATCTGCCACGCGCCGACTATATCACGGTCGATCCCGACGATCCTGCCACTTTCCGCCTCCCTGGCTACGTCTGGAACACGTGGCACGCGCCGATATTATGGGACATTCCGGATGACGCTGATCTGACGCGGCCGGATGTCTATCCTGACTGGCTGACCCGCGGCCTGCGGCAGGCCCGGGTAGCCTGCCCCGACGTCTCCGTCCACATCGAGGTCTTCTCACCGTTCACGCACCTGCTCGAACTGTTCGGATACCAGTCGGCCCTCATCGCACTGATTGAGGCCGAAGAAGCCTGCCACCGGATGCTCGACCAGTTTGCCAGGCAGGTTAGTGCCCAAGTCGAATGTTTCGCCTCTTGCTTGCCCGACGCCGTTCTCATCAGCTCGGCTTTCGCAGGCGGAGGTTTCATCAGCCGCGAGATGTACGTCGATTTCGTCGTGCCATACGAGCGTCGGGTTGTCGAGGCTATTCACAAGCACGCCTTGCCGGCCTATGTGCACACCTGCGGCAAGATCGGTGATCGGCTCGACCTGATGGCTGAAACCGGCGTGGATGGCATCGACACGCTGGACCCGCCGCCGCTGGGAACCGTGGACCTGGCCAAAGCCAAGGCGGAGTTCGGGAAGCGATTCTTCTTCAAGGGCAACCTCGACGCCGTGAACGAGATGCTCCGGGCCGACGATGCGACGTTCGAGAACGCCGTCAGACAACGACTTGCAGTCGGCAGCCGGGGCTCGGGCTACATTCTCTCGTCGGCGTGTTCAGTAGCCCCCGCAGTACGACCAGAACGGCTCAAGCGAATGGTTGAACTCTCCCAGGAATGCGCATGAATCAACGCCGGCAAAGTCCCCTGCTTCGCAATACGTGCCCCCCCCTTCTCCCCCGTCCGACCTTGACGGCGACCAATCGAATTCGTCCAAAAATCGCAAAAACAACTTGAAATCCCGTGGAGCATGTGCCATACTGAATGTTGCCGAAGCGATATAGCACGGGCCCAAGTACCAGGTTCGAGGTCATTGTCCTGGGGCGTCAGGGCTTTCGCCAAGAGCGACCACAATCCGGTTCGCCGGAGCGCCTAACCTCCTTGTGCATGCCGCTTCGGCATTTTTGCGCGCTCGAGGTGATGCTGTTACCTGCCGAGGTCCAAGCCATCAACATGGACACCCCCACGCTCATCCATTAGCATTCCCGAACGTAAAGTGCGCCTTGGGCGGCCGGCGTCGCGACGCCCAACAAGGGCTGTGGTTCAACAAGCGAGGTTTCTCTATGGCTCACGAGACCCCACAACTGGCTCCCGAACAAAAGCCGAGATGGTATCAGGGGCTCACCGGCTACCAGTGGTGGGTCGTCTGCGTCGGCTCGCTGGCTTGGCTGATGGATACCTTCTCCCAGCGGCTCTTCGTGCTTGCCCGAACGCCGGCACTCATGGATGTGCTCGGAGCATCGGCGACGGCTGACGAAGTCAAGGCCTACGCCAACTACGCCACCGCAGCCATGATGCTCGGCTGGGCGGTCGGCGGCTTCTACTTCGGTATCGTGGGCGACAAGTGGGGCCGGGCAAAGACCCTCTCGGCATCGGTCCTGGTCTATTCAATCTTCACCGGTCTGTCAGGCTTCGCAGCAGGCGGATGGGATTTCTGTGTGTGGCGATTCCTGATGGGCTGCGGTATCGGCGGGGCCTTCGCGACCGGTGCCACGCTGATCGCCGAGACCGTCCCGCCGCATTCGCGAGCTTTTGCGCTCGGCATGTTCCAGGCCCTCTCGGCCGTCGGCAACATCACCGCGTCGGCGATCGGACGCTTTCTCATCCTGCCCGGTACGCCGGTGCTGCAGGGAATCCTCGGGGAGAATGGCATCGCCGGCTGGCGAATGTTGTTCTTTGTCGGGGCGCTGCCCGCCATCCTTGTCGTCTTCATCATGACCACGATCAGGGAGCCGCAGAGCTGGCTGGAGGCTCGAAAGGTCGCTGCTTCGGACAAACTTCACAAGCAGATGGGCGATATCAAAGGAATGTTTACCGACCCGCGATGGCGCCGCAGCACGCTGGTCGGCGTCGCCTTGGCTGTCGCCGGCGTCGTCGGCCTCTGGGGCGTCGGATTCTGGTCACCCGAACTGATCCGCCAGGCACTCCCCAATGCCACTTCCCAACAGATTGATCGCGTCATCGGATTGGGCACTCTCCTCCAGGATGTGGGTGCCTTCTTCGGCATGTTCGTGTTCACTCTGATCGCCACGCTGTTGGGGCGACGAATTGGATTCGGCGTGTCTTTCCTCGCCGCGTTCATCGTGGTCTCAGGCGTGTTCCTGACGCTCCGCGAGGCATGGCATGCTTACCTCATGCTGCCGATGGTCGGGTTCGTGACGCTGAGCGTGTTTGGCGGCTACTCGATTTACTTCCCCGAGATCTACCCCACGCGGCTTCGCTCCACGGGAACGGCTTTCTGCTACAACGTCGCTCGCGTGCTGACCGCCGTCATCATACTGTTGGGCGGAGGCCTTCAACTCGCCTTGAAGAAAGCCGGCGTCGACGAGGTCTTCCGCTGGGGCGCGGTCATCCTGTGCGGCTTCTACTTCCTCGGAATCATCGCCTTGATCTGGGCACCCGAGACGAAGGATAAGCCGTTGCCGGAGGATTGACCGGCAGGCTTTGCCTGCCACCTTTGGGAGCGTAAGGCGTGCAGTTCCCATCTTGGTCTTATGGGCGGAGGAATGGGCCCATGAAGCTTTCACGACGACAATGGCTGGCAGGCGCGGGAACCGCAGCGGCCGGCTTGGCTCTCACGCGGCTGCAAGCCATGGCCGATGAAACCCGCAAGTCGGGCATGAAGTTCGGCATGTGCGACTGGTCCATCGGCCGCGATGACCCCGGCGTATTCGACGTTGCCAAGCAGATCGGCCTCGACGGCGTCGAGGTCAGCATCGGCTATCCAAAAGATGGTCTCCAGCTTCGCAGGGCCGAGGTGCAGAAAGCCTACATGGAAGCAGCCCACAGAACGGGCTTGTCGATTCCTTCGACGGCCATGGGGGTGCTCAACGACGTCCCGCTGGTGTCCGAACCGAAAGCCGCGCTCTGGGTCGCCGATGGGATCGAAGCCACCGCCAGACTGGGTGCCAAGTCGATGTTGCTGGCTTTCTTCGGAAAGGGCGAGTTAAAGGAAGATGCCAAGGAAGACCTCCGGCGGGTCACCGAGGCGCTGGTCGAGCTGGCCCCGCGGGCCGAAAAGGCCGGAGTGATTCTGGGCTTCGAGAGCTACCTCTCGGCCAGGACCCTGATCGGCATCCTCGACCAAGTGAAGTCGCCCGCGCTGCAGGTCTATTACGACATTTACAACAACGCCCACGTCAAGCATGATCCGCTCGAAGAAATGCGCCTGCTGGGCCGCAATAAAATCTGCCAGATCCATTTCAAGGACTATCCGATGCTCGAAAAAGGCAGCGGCAAGGTGGACTGGCCGGCCACAGTGAGAGTGCTGCGCGAGATCAAGTACGACGGCTGGATCGTCCTGGAAACCGGCAGCCCGAACAAGGATATCGTGGCTGACACAAAGAAGAATCTGGCATACGTGAAAGGATTGTTCGCTTAAGACCGTTAGCCTATCAGCCCCTTGCACGATCCGGGCACGTCAGGCAAGCTCATCGCCCCTTTCGCTTGTCCTGATTACCTGAGGATCTGATGGGCTGGAGGCTTTTTCTCCTCGGAGCCCTACTCATGACCATCGGCGATTTTCCGCCTCGCGACGATCGTTACACCATTCTCCAGGGTGAAATGGATTGGCTGCGCATACCCGTCTGGGAATCGCTGTTCAGCCAGAGCAATGGGCTGCTGGGTATCCGCGGCAGCTTCGAGGAGCCGATGATCGGCACGCGATCTCGAAATCTGACCCTCATGGCCGGTCTCTATGACACCCTGCCTGACGGTCTGCCGGAACTGCCCCCCCTTCCAGATGCTTTGACCACGCACATCGTGTTGTGCGACCAGCCTTTTGACTTGCGTCGCGGGCATATCCGCAGCTTTTCGCGATGGCTGGACATGAAACGAGGGTTGCTTTGCCGCGAAGTCACTTGGCAAGACGCGGCCGGCCACACAACGCGCCTGACTTTTCAACGATTTGTCAGCCTGGCCAATCGCAATATCCTCGCGGTGCGCATCCGAATCGTCCCGGTTGACTGGTCCGGACCGGTCGAACTCAAAACGGGCATCCGGCATAGCGAGCCCGCCGCTTTCGGCAAGGTCTCGCACTGGGACCCGCCCAAGCTCACGTCCTCGGCCCACGGGTTGGCGACCCTGGAAACCCGGACCAGCCAAAGTCGGCGCCCGCTGGCCGTGGCCGGTGCTTACGTCGCCGTAGACCAGCAGAACCCCATACCGGGTGAAGCCTCCTCCGATCCCTGTACGGCCGGCCAGTCGTATATCCTCGACGTCTCAGAAGACGCCGTCTACTGCTTTGACCGCTTTGTCGCCTTCATGGCCGGATCGCCGGATGCCGAATCACCCGCCAAGGCCGCCCGAAACGCTGCCCTGTCCGCCGCCAAGAGCGGATGGAACGAACAACTCGAAGATCACATCGTCGCCTGCGCGGAACTCTGGGACCAAATGGACGTCGAGATCGACGGACCGGTCGAGGATCAACAGGCCATCCGTTTCAACCTCTTCCAGCTCGCCACCCTCTGCCCGCCGCCCGGCGAGATCGCCGGCATCGCCCCCAAAGGCCTGGGCGGCACGCATTACGGTGGCCACGTCTTCTGGGACACCGAGATCTACATGCTGCCGTTCTTCGCCCTGACCAATCCGCAAGGCGCCAAGACCCTGCTGACCTATCGTCGTGCAACATTGGACGGCGCCCGCCGCAAGGCACGATCCAACAACTACCGCGGCGCCCAGTATGCGTGGGAAAGCGCCGACACCGGCGATGAGACCTGCCCCGCAAGCTGGACCGACCCGACCACCGGCGAGAAACACCGTATCTGGTGCGGCGACATCCAGGACCATATCTCCGCTGACGTATCGTTCGCCATCGACCAGTACGTTCGCGTCAGCGGAGACGAGGATTTCCTCTGGGAGCACGGGGCGGAGGTCATGTTCGAGACCGCCCGCTTCTGGGCCAGCCGCGTCACGCGCAACGCCGCCGGTCGATTCGAGATCCGCGATGCAATGGGACCGGATGAGTTTCACATCCACGTCGACAACGACGCCTTTACCAACTACATGGCCCGCTGGAACCTCCAGGCCGCCGCCGACCTGTGGGACAACGCCGCCTTCCCGAAAAGCAAACGAAGAGACCTTGCCGCCCAACTGGGCTTGGACTCCGACGAAGTCGCCACCTGGCGAGACATTGCGAAGAACATCGTTCTGCTCTGCGACGAACAAACCGGCCTCATCAACCAGCACGCCGGTTTCTTTGACCGGCCGGAGGTCTCGCCGGATATTCTACGCATCACGCGGAGTACCTCGATCACGGAGATCATCGGTGCAGGAATGGCTATCGAAAGTCAGGTGCTCAAGCAGGCCGAGGTGGTGCTCCTCCAGACCCTGCTCGAGGACCAGTTCAGCCGCGAATCACGCGAGGCCAACTACAGGTACTATGAACCTCGGACCAGCCACGACTCATCGCTGAGCGTCAGCGCCCATGCGTGGGCCGCCGCGAGCCTCGACCACATCGAAGAAGCTTACAGCTACTTTCGACGAGCCGCCTATCTGGACCTCAACGATCTGGCAGGCAACACGGCCGAAGGCCTCCACACCGCCAACATGGGCGGCGTCTGGCTGACCGTCGCAATGGGCTTTGCCGGCCTGAACCTCAGGGGCGAATCCCCTACCGCGACCCCCGCCCTGCCGGCTAACTGGCGACATCTCAAAATGAACATCTCCTTCCGCGGCAAGCGATTCCGCGTCGAATGCAGCAGCGATCGCGGAGCAGTGGAACCAAGGTAGCACACAACCCTCGCCCGAGTATGTCGCCGCGCACGGATCGCGTCCGTCGGGCGATCATCTCCGCGCAATCGCCCTTCGCTATCGGATCTCCTCACTTCCTGGACGGAAGGGGCTGGCCCGCCGATGGCGGCAACAGCTCCGCCCAATCCCGGATTCCGATGATCGGCTTGGCAAACTCAAAAGCCGCCGCCCAGCCCGGCGTGTCCGCCATCCGAAAAACCTCGTGAATCCGCTTGGGTCGTCCGGGGTCGCCGGGACCCGGAGACGCTTCGTTGCGGGTCCACAACCCCAGTTTGAGCCCCCCTTCATCCCGGTAATCCACGTGCCGATGCAGAATGAACGCGTCGATGCCGTCAATGTGAGCAACCTTGACAAATGCCGCGCAGAACGCTGCGGCTTGCAATATCTCACCGTCCGGCCCGGCCTTGGTGTGGAAACCCTGCTCGGACAGGATCAGGCGCCGAGGCTCGCCTTTGTAAAGCAATTCCGGCCGTCGCAGGTACTCGGGCAGCAACTCAATGTTCTTGAGCGTGATCTTGGGCGTCGTGTTCACATCGGTCGTCGCGGCCCGGTCTCGCCAGAACGCCGGCTCCGTCAGGTTGTCCGGGTACGGGTGATAAGCCAGGTGCCAGGCAAAGTCGCCCTGCTCCCGCGCCCGCCTGGCGAAAAGCTCCAGAAAGGCACGACCGGGAAAAGATTTGGTCTGCGAATCGAACCTCGCGTTCCAGTGATGCTCGAGCGACATGTAGACGCGTGCGGTGGGACAGATCTTCTCGGCTGCCGTCGCCGCAATCCGCATCGCCCGAAGATAATCCTCCGTGAACTCCTCCATGCTCACCTCGCCCATGTTGCACCAGTGCCAGTGCGAGTTGACCTCGTTGCCGATGATGTAGCCCAGCGCCTGACCGAACCGGCCATCAGGCTGGGTGTAGCGGTCGATCAGAAACTCCACGGCCGCGCGGTAATGCCTCAGACCGTCGGCCGTCGCCGTATTGAACGCGCTGATCTGGTTCGGGCAGCCGTCGTTGTAGTTCGGATGCCGTAACACCTCTGCCGCCCCAGCTTCCGCGGTGTTCGCGTAATTCAGGAGAATCAGTGTGACCGTCATCCCCGCCTGCGACAACATGGTCACCCGTCGGTCCAGATCGACGACCAACGACGGATTCAGGAGAAACCGCTCGCCGTCGACCACGTGGGGAATCGCGTCCGGCATGGGCGTCCAGGCAAACAGTCTGGCCAGATCGACGTTAAGAGCCGCATGCTGCACACCAAGCGCAATCGCGTCATCGACCATCTGCACCTGCAAACCCTTCTTGGAACGTGTTCGAGGAAAGGGCAGCCTGCGGCGCTGCAGCGAAGTGAAATCCTCCACGAAACGGGCCGGCATAATCGGCTCCTGCCCGTTCACCGGCACCACCACGAACTTGGAATATAGCCGATCCCGCCGACCGCCCGGCGTCCGCTCGAAACGGTCCACGTTGAGCTTGACCATCCGCCGGGCAGCCATACCGGCCGTCTCGATCGGCTTTTTGCCCCGCCAGGCATCGTCCTTCTCGTTCGGCCGAAGCTCGTACACGACCACCTTGCCGGCATGCTCACCGGGGGGCAATACGATCTGAATCTGGCCCGACGTCGCCTTGACGACCGGCGCCTCCGTCTTACTCGCGGGCTGCACCTGCGATTCTTGCGCGG
The Phycisphaerae bacterium DNA segment above includes these coding regions:
- the ugpC gene encoding sn-glycerol-3-phosphate ABC transporter ATP-binding protein UgpC, encoding MAEVVLENVTKVYPGPVKAVDNVSLRIHDKEFVVLVGPSGCGKSTTLRMVAGLEEVTSGTIRIGQRVVNDVPPKDRDIAMVFQNYALYPHMTVYKNMAFGLKLRRVPKAEIDQRVRAAARLLGIEDLLDRKPKALSGGQRQRVAVGRAIVRTPKAFLFDEPLSNLDAKLRVEMRAELKKLHRRLSTTTIYVTHDQEEAMTLGDRVVVMRDGVVHQCAAPLEVYDLPVNRFVAGFLGTPPMNFFSGRIVAENGSLWFDEGSSRIRMPERLEKPLSGRVGEAMVLGVRPESLSCSNEGKFAGQGNRIDVTISVIEPLGDKMDLYVQTGSHAHVVCRIEADRSLKDGMQMPMYLNLDQIHVFEPGEEGVNVGLNGAGEQVSAARAV
- a CDS encoding sugar-binding protein codes for the protein MRNCLVSACVTLGLLRAITAAENPQTYLAKRVIEPPAIDGRLEDKACKAAPLITGLVSNKRQPAKFATEFRLVRAAEAIYVSVPACEPDISRLKCRDEADAPHRVWNDDCIEIFLDPQATRQRYYQCIINARV
- a CDS encoding uroporphyrinogen decarboxylase family protein, with translation MQHEPVDRVPVMCQLALGHYFLHSGRKPSEIWFDTPTFIETLADFQRRYGFDGFLINLPGRPANWRDYLQTAEPHDNGEYLVWRFGMETFVPADDNPHTFLVGHRDLPRADYITVDPDDPATFRLPGYVWNTWHAPILWDIPDDADLTRPDVYPDWLTRGLRQARVACPDVSVHIEVFSPFTHLLELFGYQSALIALIEAEEACHRMLDQFARQVSAQVECFASCLPDAVLISSAFAGGGFISREMYVDFVVPYERRVVEAIHKHALPAYVHTCGKIGDRLDLMAETGVDGIDTLDPPPLGTVDLAKAKAEFGKRFFFKGNLDAVNEMLRADDATFENAVRQRLAVGSRGSGYILSSACSVAPAVRPERLKRMVELSQECA
- a CDS encoding MFS transporter — translated: MAHETPQLAPEQKPRWYQGLTGYQWWVVCVGSLAWLMDTFSQRLFVLARTPALMDVLGASATADEVKAYANYATAAMMLGWAVGGFYFGIVGDKWGRAKTLSASVLVYSIFTGLSGFAAGGWDFCVWRFLMGCGIGGAFATGATLIAETVPPHSRAFALGMFQALSAVGNITASAIGRFLILPGTPVLQGILGENGIAGWRMLFFVGALPAILVVFIMTTIREPQSWLEARKVAASDKLHKQMGDIKGMFTDPRWRRSTLVGVALAVAGVVGLWGVGFWSPELIRQALPNATSQQIDRVIGLGTLLQDVGAFFGMFVFTLIATLLGRRIGFGVSFLAAFIVVSGVFLTLREAWHAYLMLPMVGFVTLSVFGGYSIYFPEIYPTRLRSTGTAFCYNVARVLTAVIILLGGGLQLALKKAGVDEVFRWGAVILCGFYFLGIIALIWAPETKDKPLPED
- a CDS encoding sugar phosphate isomerase/epimerase family protein is translated as MKLSRRQWLAGAGTAAAGLALTRLQAMADETRKSGMKFGMCDWSIGRDDPGVFDVAKQIGLDGVEVSIGYPKDGLQLRRAEVQKAYMEAAHRTGLSIPSTAMGVLNDVPLVSEPKAALWVADGIEATARLGAKSMLLAFFGKGELKEDAKEDLRRVTEALVELAPRAEKAGVILGFESYLSARTLIGILDQVKSPALQVYYDIYNNAHVKHDPLEEMRLLGRNKICQIHFKDYPMLEKGSGKVDWPATVRVLREIKYDGWIVLETGSPNKDIVADTKKNLAYVKGLFA
- a CDS encoding DUF5722 domain-containing protein; the protein is MNPDLGTVTFLSFAMLFCAGAAPVQKSREKLGRGSLPAESSAQESQVQPASKTEAPVVKATSGQIQIVLPPGEHAGKVVVYELRPNEKDDAWRGKKPIETAGMAARRMVKLNVDRFERTPGGRRDRLYSKFVVVPVNGQEPIMPARFVEDFTSLQRRRLPFPRTRSKKGLQVQMVDDAIALGVQHAALNVDLARLFAWTPMPDAIPHVVDGERFLLNPSLVVDLDRRVTMLSQAGMTVTLILLNYANTAEAGAAEVLRHPNYNDGCPNQISAFNTATADGLRHYRAAVEFLIDRYTQPDGRFGQALGYIIGNEVNSHWHWCNMGEVSMEEFTEDYLRAMRIAATAAEKICPTARVYMSLEHHWNARFDSQTKSFPGRAFLELFARRAREQGDFAWHLAYHPYPDNLTEPAFWRDRAATTDVNTTPKITLKNIELLPEYLRRPELLYKGEPRRLILSEQGFHTKAGPDGEILQAAAFCAAFVKVAHIDGIDAFILHRHVDYRDEGGLKLGLWTRNEASPGPGDPGRPKRIHEVFRMADTPGWAAAFEFAKPIIGIRDWAELLPPSAGQPLPSRK